The following proteins come from a genomic window of Labeo rohita strain BAU-BD-2019 chromosome 25, IGBB_LRoh.1.0, whole genome shotgun sequence:
- the tbc1d2b gene encoding TBC1 domain family member 2B isoform X2, which produces MRMETLYPLIEEKKVQRKMHEEDDSAANPSRNSRILAARSFDVSDCYSTKDQGAKLCGYLNKLTGKGPLRGFKTRWFVYDPRKCYLYYFKTPQDALPLGHIEIADACFRYDVEVEEGLFEIHTEGKEFLLKAPNRQVMHYWLQQLQQKRWEFSNMSGHRDSWCSPTPFFPHTGLVAKDAAMLCEKPNESMESVRSDFAVEMDSDGLVGLQSARNPAAQPNAALNSLRHWGSEIRNSMSHLRPSRGGENRRSVFYTANSEDWEMVDPPSKDTPEHKPPPDGQRRESPSHIQRYSIGSAFTFDFRNPSRMKRPFHMGSGKTNRSAETSPVECNGTKTSELQLRIQSQQEEINRLLEQENQLREELSSQKELVRLLQQTLRSSQCNWRSTVSSGNVGPQSQNQAENEVDKALVERDTQIKDLCGLMEKLALEKESLQQELKSLKNKVGEINDQLGMLMETIQAKDEVIMKLSQQSDNEGTQSAECNSPSATKEQQEFNILKDSLQGYKSQNNFLNKEILELTVLRRNAESREKALEAKCTSLEAKLCQVESKYLVLLQEVKTPVCSSSEQTHSGEVITRLLEDALQVESADQQEHPILKPHAVSEYDIYGFKTVPEEEDDEEKLEAKKRALDLKSLSLTDQETSVRVKWDNYLAITMNREMVRSPELKALMRSGVPHNHRSKVWSWCVNFHVKKMRDDLPKDYYQNLLSTANEKPNPACKQIELDLLRTLPNNKHYASPDSDGIQKLRNVLLAFSWRNPDIGYCQGLNRLAAIALLYLDQEDAFWCLVAIVEVFMPRDYYTKTLLGSQVDQRVLKDLMYEKLPRLHAHFEHYKVDTSLITFNWFLVVFVDSVVSDILFKIWDAFLYEGPKIIFRFALALFKYKEEEFLKLQDPMTIFKYLRYFTRTILDARKLMSMAFVDMNPFPLRQIQNRRTFHLEKVRLELTELEAIRQTFLRERDTTLDGRTLISDDEEDS; this is translated from the exons ATGCGGATGGAAACTTTGTATCCGCTAATAGAGGAGAAGAAAGTCCAGAGAAAGATGCACGAAGAGGATGACAGCGCTGCCAATCCCAGCAGGAATTCTCGGATCCTGGCGGCCAGGTCGTTCGATGTGTCCGACTGCTATAGCACGAAAGACCAAGGCGCCAAATTATGCGGCTACCTGAACAAACTGACAGGGAAAGGGCCCCTGAGAGGCTTCAAAACGCGCTGGTTTGTGTACGACCCCAGGAAATGTTACTTGTATTATTTTAAGACTCCTCAAGACGCCCTTCCACTGGGACACATTGAAATAGCCGACGCTTGTTTCAGatatgatgtggaggttgaagagGGGCTTTTTGAGATCCACACCGAGGGGAAGGAGTTCCTGCTGAag GCGCCCAACAGGCAGGTGATGCATTATTGGCTGCAGCAGTTACAGCAGAAACGATGGGAGTTTTCCAACATGTCCGGCCACAGAGACAGCTGGTGCTCCCCCACCCCGTTTTTTCCACATACGGGCCTGGTGGCCAAAGATGCAG CAATGCTCTGTGAGAAGCCCAACGAGAGTATGGAAAGTGTTCGGAGTGACTTTGCTGTGGAGATGGACAGTGATGGGCTGGTCGGGCTGCAGTCGGCACGTAACCCTGCGGCACAACCCAACGCAGCTCTCAACTCCCTCCGACACTGGGGCTCTGAGATCAG AAATAGCATGTCTCACCTGCGGCCCAGCCGAGGAGGAGAAAACAGACGCAGTGTGTTTTACACAGCCAACAGTGAGGACTGGGAGATGGTGGATCCTCCATCCAAAGACACACCAGAGCACAAACCTCCACCTGACGGCCAGCGCAGAGAAAGCCCATCTCACATTCAGAGAT ACTCCATTGGCTCAGCGTTCACGTTTGACTTCCGCAACCCCTCGAGAATGAAACGGCCCTTTCACATGGGCTCTGGGAAAACCAACCGCAGCGCAGAGACCTCGCCGGTTGAATGTAACGGGACCAAGACCTCTGAATTGCAGCTTCGCATTCAGAGCCAGCAGGAGGAGATCAACCGCCTGCTGGAACAAGAGAACCAGCTCAGAGAAGAGCTCTCCAGTCAAAAG GAGTTAGTTCGTCTTCTTCAACAAACACTACGTAGCTCCCAGTGCAATTGGCGTTCCACAGTGTCTTCTGGAAACGTGGGGCCTCAAAGTCAAAACCAAGCTGAGAATGAGGTGGACAAAGCCCTGGTAGAGCGGGACACCCAGATCAAAGACCTTTGTGGGCTAATGGAGAAGCTAGCTTTGGAGAAAGAGAGTCTTCAACAGGAGTTGAAGAGTTTGAAGAACAAAGTTGGGGAGATAAATGACCAGCTAGGCATGCTGATGGAGACAATTCAGGCCAAGGACGAAGTCATTATGAAACTTTCCCAGCAGAGTGATAATGAAGGAACACAGTCGGCGGAATGCAACTCACCTAGTGCAACTAAGGAACAGCAAGAGTTCAACATTCTAAAG GATAGCCTTCAGGGCTACAAATCCCAAAATAACTTCTTGAACAAAGAAATTCTGGAGTTGACGGTCTTAAGGAGAAATGCTGAATCCAGAGAGAAAGCGCTGGAGGCAAAG TGCACCAGTTTGGAGGCCAAGCTGTGTCAGGTGGAGAGTAAGTACCTGGTTCTACTACAGGAAGTGAAGACTCCCGTTTGCTCCTCCTCAGAGCAGACCCATAGCGGAGAGGTCATTACACGCTTACTAGAAGACGCACTACAGGTGGAGAGTGCAGACCAGCAAGAGCATCCTATCCTTAAACCCCACGCTGTCAG TGAGTATGACATTTATGGCTTCAAAACTGTCCCAGAGGAAGAGGATGATGAGGAAAAACTTGAAGCAAAAAAACGAGCGCTAGACCTGAAGTCCCTCTCCCTGACAGACCAGGAGACCTCAGTTCGAGTAAAATGGGACAACTACCTGGCCATCACCATGAACCGAGAGATGGTTCGATCTCCAGAGCTCAAGGCGCTGATGCGAAGTGGAGTTCCCCATAACCACCGTTCCAAGGTGTGGAGCTGGTGCGTGAACTTCCATGTGAAGAAGATGCGTGACGACCTGCCAAAAGACTATTACCAGAACCTTCTGTCCACGGCGAACGAGAAACCAAACCCGGCCTGCAAGCAGATAGAGCTGGATCTTCTCCGAACGCTCCCTAACAACAAGCACTATGCTTCACCTGATTCGGACGGCATCCAGAAACTCAGGAACGTGCTGCTGGCTTTCTCTTGGAGGAATCCAGATATCGGCTACTGCCAAGGCCTCAACAG GCTGGCAGCTATTGCTCTTTTGTATTTGGACCAAGAAGATGCTTTCTGGTGTCTCGTGGCCATCGTGGAGGTGTTCATGCCACGTGACTATTACACTAAAACACTGCTAGGCTCACAG GTAGATCAGCGCGTGTTGAAGGACCTGATGTACGAGAAGTTACCCAGGCTTCATGCTCATTTTGAGCATTATAAGGTGGACACCTCTCTCATCACCTTCAACTGGTTCCTGGTTGTGTTTGTGGATAGCGTGGTCAGTGACATCCTTTTCAAGATCTGGGACGCTTTTCTTTATGAGGGACCCAAG ATCATTTTCAGATTTGCTCTCGCACTCTTCAAATACAAAGAGGAGGAATTTCTAAAGCTCCAAGATCCCATGACCATTTTCAAGTACCTTCGGTACTTCACGCGTACAATCTTGGATGCAAG GAAGTTGATGAGCATGGCCTTTGTGGACATGAACCCATTCCCACTGAGGCAGATCCAAAACCGTCGCACATTCCACCTGGAGAAGGTCCGTCTAGAGCTCACCGAGCTGGAAGCCATTCGTCAGACCTTCCTGCGGGAGAGAGACACCACCCTGGACGGCCGCACACTCATCAGTGACGACGAGGAGGACAGCTGA
- the LOC127156312 gene encoding uncharacterized protein LOC127156312 encodes MTLKSHCTHQCTPTGSLWTSGHCKRQYSSKLQHNYLTRTHPMEQRRPKPHRFHSCLMFRLKERVRMDHIQPGGDVQESTESRLRELALKWFTETQAPLILHNGNFPEWFQGFISRKDAEEHLKDKELGCFLIRLSDKATGYILSYKGRDRCRHFVINQNKDGRFIVTGDTEMHDSLTSLIEYYKSRPIEPFGEYLTLSCFESSTSELYDVINFDLREKPGVSVKAMKDIWDDQCKKTHDPLQPPALPPKGLRNTPAVPPVPRKVPPMKAASLEGKPTPENVLYTPIDLQKPRERVRTPTESKDISITASRGEPRAPRLQKGSHQGTIYSEILVPNCRSQSLPFLDDNSEAEGHFNRKSQPQHASHMQREQLSNPGFSNSLEVLCNSSVYQLAGTHGNQHMGGRRMSSINVQENDDTYAEVPCEPVPNHFLVDDTYEQIPDSRPTARADEMSHTNTYETLTDLKPKQILSARALKTEKWKWLSPEYWKK; translated from the exons ATGACACTCAAATCACACTGCACGCATCAGTGCACACCAACAG GATCTCTATGGACCAGCGGACACTGCAAAAGACAGTACAGCTCTAAATTGCAGCACAACTACCTCACAAGAACACATCCGATGGAGCAGAGGAGGCCTAAACCTCACAGGTTCCACTCCTGTCTGATGTTTCGCTTAAAG GAGCGTGTGAGGATGGACCACATCCAGCCTGGAGGAGACGTCCAGGAAAGCACTGAGAGCAGACTGAGGGAATTGGCGCTCAAATGGTTTACAGAGACCCAGGCACCACTAATTCTGCACAACGGCAACTTCCCGGAATGGTTTCAAGGATTTATCAGCAGAAA ggATGCAGAGGAGCATCTGAAAGACAAGGAACTGGGCTGTTTCCTCATTCGCCTCAGTGATAAAGCCACTGGATACATTCTGTCATATAA AGGTCGTGATCGATGTCGGCACTTTGTCATCAACCAGAATAAAGATGGACGTTTCATTGTGACGGGCGACACAGAGATGCATGATAGTCTCACCAGCCTCATCGAATATTACAAGTCCAGGCCCATTGAGCCCTTTGGAGAATATCTGACACTCTCATGTTTTGAG TCATCCACGAGCGAGCTCTATGATGTGATTAATTTTGACCTGAGGGAGAAGCCAGGAGTGAGTGTTAAAGCTATGAAGGATATTTGGGACGATCAGTGCAAAAAAACCCACGACCCGCTGCAACCTCCTGCCCTGCCACCCAAGGGACTCAGAAACACACCT GCAGTGCCGCCGGTGCCAAGAAAAGTCCCTCCTATGAAAGCCGCCTCCCTAGAAGGAAAGCCCACCCCAGAAAACGTGTTGTACACACCGATCGACCTGCAGAAGCCCAGAGAGCGAGTCAGAACGCCCACAGAGAGCAAAGACATTTCAATTACAGCTTCCCGAGGGGAACCCAGAGCCCCGCGACTACAGAAAGGTAGTCACCAAGGAACCATTTACTCTGAGATCTTAGTGCCGAACTGCAGAAGCCAATCCCTGCCATTCCTGGATGACAACAGTGAAGCAGAAGGACACTTTAATAGAAAAAGCCAACCGCAACACGCTTCCCACATGCAGAGAGAACAACTCAGCAATCCAGGTTTTAGCAACAGCCTGGAAGTACTATGTAATTCATCGGTTTATCAATTAGCCGGAACGCATGGCAACCAACACATGGGAGGGAGGAGAATGTCAAGCATCAACGTGCAGGAAAACGATGATACGTATGCCGAGGTGCCTTGTGAACCCGTTCCAAATCACTTCCTGGTTGACGACACGTACGAGCAGATTCCTGATTCACGGCCTACGGCGAGAGCAGACGAGATGTCGCACACTAATACCTACGAAACGCTAACAGACTTGAAACCAAAGCAGATTTTATCTGCTCGGGCTCTTAAG ACTGAGAAATGGAAATGGCTGTCCCCTGAATACTGGAAAAAATAA
- the tbc1d2b gene encoding TBC1 domain family member 2B isoform X1 encodes MRMETLYPLIEEKKVQRKMHEEDDSAANPSRNSRILAARSFDVSDCYSTKDQGAKLCGYLNKLTGKGPLRGFKTRWFVYDPRKCYLYYFKTPQDALPLGHIEIADACFRYDVEVEEGLFEIHTEGKEFLLKAPNRQVMHYWLQQLQQKRWEFSNMSGHRDSWCSPTPFFPHTGLVAKDAEAMLCEKPNESMESVRSDFAVEMDSDGLVGLQSARNPAAQPNAALNSLRHWGSEIRNSMSHLRPSRGGENRRSVFYTANSEDWEMVDPPSKDTPEHKPPPDGQRRESPSHIQRYSIGSAFTFDFRNPSRMKRPFHMGSGKTNRSAETSPVECNGTKTSELQLRIQSQQEEINRLLEQENQLREELSSQKELVRLLQQTLRSSQCNWRSTVSSGNVGPQSQNQAENEVDKALVERDTQIKDLCGLMEKLALEKESLQQELKSLKNKVGEINDQLGMLMETIQAKDEVIMKLSQQSDNEGTQSAECNSPSATKEQQEFNILKDSLQGYKSQNNFLNKEILELTVLRRNAESREKALEAKCTSLEAKLCQVESKYLVLLQEVKTPVCSSSEQTHSGEVITRLLEDALQVESADQQEHPILKPHAVSEYDIYGFKTVPEEEDDEEKLEAKKRALDLKSLSLTDQETSVRVKWDNYLAITMNREMVRSPELKALMRSGVPHNHRSKVWSWCVNFHVKKMRDDLPKDYYQNLLSTANEKPNPACKQIELDLLRTLPNNKHYASPDSDGIQKLRNVLLAFSWRNPDIGYCQGLNRLAAIALLYLDQEDAFWCLVAIVEVFMPRDYYTKTLLGSQVDQRVLKDLMYEKLPRLHAHFEHYKVDTSLITFNWFLVVFVDSVVSDILFKIWDAFLYEGPKIIFRFALALFKYKEEEFLKLQDPMTIFKYLRYFTRTILDARKLMSMAFVDMNPFPLRQIQNRRTFHLEKVRLELTELEAIRQTFLRERDTTLDGRTLISDDEEDS; translated from the exons ATGCGGATGGAAACTTTGTATCCGCTAATAGAGGAGAAGAAAGTCCAGAGAAAGATGCACGAAGAGGATGACAGCGCTGCCAATCCCAGCAGGAATTCTCGGATCCTGGCGGCCAGGTCGTTCGATGTGTCCGACTGCTATAGCACGAAAGACCAAGGCGCCAAATTATGCGGCTACCTGAACAAACTGACAGGGAAAGGGCCCCTGAGAGGCTTCAAAACGCGCTGGTTTGTGTACGACCCCAGGAAATGTTACTTGTATTATTTTAAGACTCCTCAAGACGCCCTTCCACTGGGACACATTGAAATAGCCGACGCTTGTTTCAGatatgatgtggaggttgaagagGGGCTTTTTGAGATCCACACCGAGGGGAAGGAGTTCCTGCTGAag GCGCCCAACAGGCAGGTGATGCATTATTGGCTGCAGCAGTTACAGCAGAAACGATGGGAGTTTTCCAACATGTCCGGCCACAGAGACAGCTGGTGCTCCCCCACCCCGTTTTTTCCACATACGGGCCTGGTGGCCAAAGATGCAG AAGCAATGCTCTGTGAGAAGCCCAACGAGAGTATGGAAAGTGTTCGGAGTGACTTTGCTGTGGAGATGGACAGTGATGGGCTGGTCGGGCTGCAGTCGGCACGTAACCCTGCGGCACAACCCAACGCAGCTCTCAACTCCCTCCGACACTGGGGCTCTGAGATCAG AAATAGCATGTCTCACCTGCGGCCCAGCCGAGGAGGAGAAAACAGACGCAGTGTGTTTTACACAGCCAACAGTGAGGACTGGGAGATGGTGGATCCTCCATCCAAAGACACACCAGAGCACAAACCTCCACCTGACGGCCAGCGCAGAGAAAGCCCATCTCACATTCAGAGAT ACTCCATTGGCTCAGCGTTCACGTTTGACTTCCGCAACCCCTCGAGAATGAAACGGCCCTTTCACATGGGCTCTGGGAAAACCAACCGCAGCGCAGAGACCTCGCCGGTTGAATGTAACGGGACCAAGACCTCTGAATTGCAGCTTCGCATTCAGAGCCAGCAGGAGGAGATCAACCGCCTGCTGGAACAAGAGAACCAGCTCAGAGAAGAGCTCTCCAGTCAAAAG GAGTTAGTTCGTCTTCTTCAACAAACACTACGTAGCTCCCAGTGCAATTGGCGTTCCACAGTGTCTTCTGGAAACGTGGGGCCTCAAAGTCAAAACCAAGCTGAGAATGAGGTGGACAAAGCCCTGGTAGAGCGGGACACCCAGATCAAAGACCTTTGTGGGCTAATGGAGAAGCTAGCTTTGGAGAAAGAGAGTCTTCAACAGGAGTTGAAGAGTTTGAAGAACAAAGTTGGGGAGATAAATGACCAGCTAGGCATGCTGATGGAGACAATTCAGGCCAAGGACGAAGTCATTATGAAACTTTCCCAGCAGAGTGATAATGAAGGAACACAGTCGGCGGAATGCAACTCACCTAGTGCAACTAAGGAACAGCAAGAGTTCAACATTCTAAAG GATAGCCTTCAGGGCTACAAATCCCAAAATAACTTCTTGAACAAAGAAATTCTGGAGTTGACGGTCTTAAGGAGAAATGCTGAATCCAGAGAGAAAGCGCTGGAGGCAAAG TGCACCAGTTTGGAGGCCAAGCTGTGTCAGGTGGAGAGTAAGTACCTGGTTCTACTACAGGAAGTGAAGACTCCCGTTTGCTCCTCCTCAGAGCAGACCCATAGCGGAGAGGTCATTACACGCTTACTAGAAGACGCACTACAGGTGGAGAGTGCAGACCAGCAAGAGCATCCTATCCTTAAACCCCACGCTGTCAG TGAGTATGACATTTATGGCTTCAAAACTGTCCCAGAGGAAGAGGATGATGAGGAAAAACTTGAAGCAAAAAAACGAGCGCTAGACCTGAAGTCCCTCTCCCTGACAGACCAGGAGACCTCAGTTCGAGTAAAATGGGACAACTACCTGGCCATCACCATGAACCGAGAGATGGTTCGATCTCCAGAGCTCAAGGCGCTGATGCGAAGTGGAGTTCCCCATAACCACCGTTCCAAGGTGTGGAGCTGGTGCGTGAACTTCCATGTGAAGAAGATGCGTGACGACCTGCCAAAAGACTATTACCAGAACCTTCTGTCCACGGCGAACGAGAAACCAAACCCGGCCTGCAAGCAGATAGAGCTGGATCTTCTCCGAACGCTCCCTAACAACAAGCACTATGCTTCACCTGATTCGGACGGCATCCAGAAACTCAGGAACGTGCTGCTGGCTTTCTCTTGGAGGAATCCAGATATCGGCTACTGCCAAGGCCTCAACAG GCTGGCAGCTATTGCTCTTTTGTATTTGGACCAAGAAGATGCTTTCTGGTGTCTCGTGGCCATCGTGGAGGTGTTCATGCCACGTGACTATTACACTAAAACACTGCTAGGCTCACAG GTAGATCAGCGCGTGTTGAAGGACCTGATGTACGAGAAGTTACCCAGGCTTCATGCTCATTTTGAGCATTATAAGGTGGACACCTCTCTCATCACCTTCAACTGGTTCCTGGTTGTGTTTGTGGATAGCGTGGTCAGTGACATCCTTTTCAAGATCTGGGACGCTTTTCTTTATGAGGGACCCAAG ATCATTTTCAGATTTGCTCTCGCACTCTTCAAATACAAAGAGGAGGAATTTCTAAAGCTCCAAGATCCCATGACCATTTTCAAGTACCTTCGGTACTTCACGCGTACAATCTTGGATGCAAG GAAGTTGATGAGCATGGCCTTTGTGGACATGAACCCATTCCCACTGAGGCAGATCCAAAACCGTCGCACATTCCACCTGGAGAAGGTCCGTCTAGAGCTCACCGAGCTGGAAGCCATTCGTCAGACCTTCCTGCGGGAGAGAGACACCACCCTGGACGGCCGCACACTCATCAGTGACGACGAGGAGGACAGCTGA